Proteins from a single region of Pseudopedobacter saltans DSM 12145:
- a CDS encoding VOC family protein, whose product MAKSKLIEMHNVGIVVESLDKVIPFFEEIGLTLQGRMIVEGEWAGRVTGLGNQTVEIAMMETPDGHSRLELSQFIVPKVVSDHRKAPVNSLGYLRVMFRVDNLEELVKRLISKGYVLVGEIVQYENTYKLCYIRGEEGLLVGLGQEIKS is encoded by the coding sequence ATGGCGAAAAGTAAATTAATTGAGATGCACAACGTTGGTATCGTTGTAGAATCTCTTGACAAGGTAATCCCTTTTTTTGAAGAAATTGGTCTTACACTTCAAGGCAGAATGATAGTTGAAGGCGAATGGGCTGGGAGAGTAACAGGTTTAGGTAACCAAACCGTAGAAATTGCAATGATGGAGACTCCTGATGGCCATTCACGGCTTGAGCTGTCTCAATTTATTGTACCTAAAGTAGTTTCAGACCACAGAAAAGCTCCAGTAAATTCTCTTGGTTATCTCAGAGTAATGTTTAGGGTTGATAATTTGGAAGAACTTGTAAAGAGACTTATTAGTAAAGGGTACGTTCTTGTTGGGGAAATTGTTCAATACGAGAATACGTATAAGCTCTGTTATATTCGTGGTGAAGAAGGACTGCTTGTTGGGTTAGGTCAAGAAATTAAATCTTAA